A genomic segment from Sciurus carolinensis chromosome 1, mSciCar1.2, whole genome shotgun sequence encodes:
- the Wdr3 gene encoding WD repeat-containing protein 3 encodes MGLTKQYLRYVASAVFGLIGSQKGNIVFVTLRGEKGRYVAVPACEHVFIWDLRKGEKILILQGLKQEVTCLCPSPDGLHLAVGYEDGSVRIFSLLSGEGNVTFNGHKAAITILKYDQLGGRLASGSKDTDVIVWDVINESGLYRLKGHKDAITQVLFLREKNLLVTSGKDTMVKWWNLDTQHCFKTLVGHRTEVWGLVLVSEEKRLITGASDSELRAWDIAYLQEVEDLEEPEPKKVKESSPRIQDSLVAEDDALEMDETPEDRILSCTKAGSIMREGRDRVVNLAVDKTGRILACHGTDSVLEVFCILSKEEVQKKKAKKIKKARKKSKLNSCKGEEEDLEINVEMTLQDEIQRVTNIKTSAKIKSFDLIHSPQGELKAVFLLQNNLVELYSLNASLPTPQPIRTSRITIGGHRSDVRTLSFSSDNIAVLSAAADSIKIWNRSTLQCIRTMTCEYALCSFFVPGDRQVVIGTKTGKLQLYDLASGNLLETIDAHDGALWSMSLSPDQRGFATGGADKSVKFWDFELVKDENSTQKRLSVKQTRTLQLDEDVLCVRYSPNQKLLAVSLLDCTVKIFYVDTLKFFLSLYGHKLPVICMDISYDGALIATGSADRNVKIWGLDFGDCHKSLFAHDDSVMYLQFVPKSHLFFTAGKDHKIKQWDADKFEHIQTLEGHHQEIWCLTVSPSGDYIVSSSHDKSLRLWERTREPLILEEEREMQREAEYEESVAKEDQPAVPGETQGDSYFTGKKTIETVKAAERIMEAIELYREETAKMKEHQAICKAAGKEVPLPINPILMAYGNISPSFYVLEIFKGIKSSELEESLLVLPFSYVPDILKLFSEFIQMGSDVELLCRCLFFLLRIHFGQITSNQMLVPVIEKLKETTISKVRQVQDLIGFNMAGLDYLKRECEAKSEVMFFAEATSHLEEKKRKRKKREKLILTLT; translated from the exons ATGGGGCTTACCAAGCAGTACCTACGTTATGTTGCTAGTGCAGTCTTTGGCCTGATTGGAAGCCAGAAAGGTAATATTGTCTTTGTGACACTTCGTGGTGAGAAAGGACGCTATGTGGCAGTACCAGcctgtgaacatgttttcatctGGGACttaaggaaaggagagaag ATCCTCATCCTTCAGGGGCTTAAGCAAGAAGTCACTTGCTTGTGCCCTTCCCCAGATGGACTGCACTTAGCTGTTGGCTATGAGGATGGGTCTGTCCGaatcttcagcctcctgagtggggAAGGAAATGTGACCTTTAATGGACACAAAGCAGCCATCACCATCTTGAAGTATGATCAGCTAGGTGGCAGACTGGcttctgggtccaag GATACAGATGTTATTGTGTGGGATGTGATCAATGAAAGCGGCCTCTACCGTCTAAAGGGACACAAGGACGCCATCACACAAGTGTTGTTCCTGCGAGAAAAGAATCTGCTAGTTACTag tgggAAAGATACCATGGTGAAATGGTGGAACCTTGATACCCAGCACTGTTTCAAAACATTGGTTGGCCACCGAACTGAG GTATGGGGGTTGGTTCTGGTATCAGAAGAAAAACGACTTATCACTGGGGCTTCAGACAGTGAATTGAGAGCTTGGGACATTGCCTATCTGCAAGAg GTTGAAGACCTGGAAGAACCAGAGCCCAAGAAAGTCAAAGAGTCTTCTCCTAGAATACAGGACTCACTTGTTGCAGAGGATGATGCCCTTGAAATGGATGAAACTCCTGAGGat CGCATCCTTTCATGTACAAAAGCTGGTTCCATAATGCGGGAAGGAAGGGACAGAGTTGTGAACCTTGCAGTGGACAAGACAGGCAGGATTCTTGCTTGCCAT GGAACTGACTCTGTGCTAGAAGTGTTTTGTATCCTGTCTAAAGAGGAAGTTCAGAAGAAGAAGgcaaagaagataaagaaagctagaaagaaatcaaa ATTAAATTCTTgcaagggggaggaggaggacctTGAAATTAATGTTGAAATGACTCTGCAAGATGAAATCCAGCGGGTGACTAATATCAAAACTTCTGCCAAAATCAA ATCCTTTGACTTGATTCATTCACCCCAAGGGGAGTTGAAGGCTGTCTTCCTGCTACAAAACAATCTAGTGGAATTATATTCACTGAATGCATCTTTGCCTACTCCTCAGCCCATCAGGACAAGCAGAATCACCATTGGGGGTCATCGCAGTGACGTGCGGACTTTGTCATTTAGCTCAGACAATATTGCTGTACTTTCTGCAGCAGCTGATTCTATTAAGATATGGAACAG GTCTACACTGCAGTGTATTCGCACCATGACCTGTGAATATGCACTTTGCTCATTCTTTGTACCTGGTGATAGGCAGGTGGTCATAGGAACAAAG ACAGGGAAACTGCAGCTTTATGACTTGGCCTCAGGAAATCTATTGGAGACAATAGATGCCCATGATGGAGCTTTGTGGTCCATGTCTCTCTCCCCAGATCAG AGAGGCTTTGCAACAGGTGGTGCAGATAAATCTGTCAAGTTCTGGGATTTTGAGTTGGTGAAAGATGAAAATAGCACCCAAAAGAG actTTCTGTGAAGCAGACCCGAACATTACAACTAGATGAAGATGTTCTGTGTGTCCGTTACTCTCCCAACCAAAAGTTGTTGGCTGTGTCTTTGCTGGACTGCACTGTGAAAATTTTCTATGTTGACACATTAAAG ttttttctttcGTTGTATGGACACAAACTACCTGTTATATGCATGGACATTTCTTAT GATGGAGCACTAATAGCAACTGGGTCTGCTGATAGAAATGTGAAAATCTGGGGTTTGGACTTTGGGGACTGCCACAAGTCTCTCTTTGCACACGATGACAG TGTGATGTACCTGCAGTTTGTACCTAAGTCCCACCTCTTTTTTACTGCTGGGAAAGATCATAAGATTAAGCAGTGGGACGCAGACAAATTTGAACACATACAAACTCTGGAG GGACACCACCAGGAAATATGGTGCTTAACAGTCAGCCCCAGTGGAGACTATATTGTATCATCATCCCATGACAAATCTCTGAGACTTTGGGAGAGAACAAGGGAACCTCTTATTcttgaagaagaaagggagatg CAAAGGGAAGCAGAATATGAGGAGAGTGTGGCCAAGGAAGATCAACCAGCA GTTCCAGGAGAGACTCAAGGTGACAGTTATTTTACTGGAAAGAAAACTATTGAAACAGTCAAAGCA GCTGAAAGGATCATGGAGGCCATTGAGCTATACCGAGAAGAAACTGCAAAAATGAAAGAACACCAAGCCATTTGTAAAGCTGCAGGGAAAGAG GTTCCTCTTCCCATCAACCCCATCCTGATGGCTTATGGCAATATTTCA CCTTCGTTTTATGTATTAGAGATTTTTAAAGGGATCAAGTCAAG tgaATTGGAAGAGTCCTTGCTTGTACTGCCTTTCTCTTATGTTCCAGACATTCTTAAGCTCTTCAGTGAATTCATCCAGATGGGCTCTGATGTTGAACTTTTATGTAGgtgcctcttctttctcctcag AATTCACTTTGGACAGATCACTAGCAACCAAATGCTTGTGCCAGtgatagaaaaattaaaggaaacaaCTATTTCAAAAGTCAGACAAGTACAG GATCTTATCGGCTTCAATATGGCAGGTCTTGATTATCTCAAGAGGGAATGTGAGGCAAAAAGTGAAGTTATGTTTTTTGCTGAGGCTACCAGCCacttggaagagaagaaaaggaagaggaaaaagagggagaagctAATTTTAACATTGACTTAA